GACGGCGCCTTCGCATATTTAAAACAGCAATACAAGGGAGTGGCTCTTTTTTTCCTGGGCGCCTTCCTGGTTTTTCTGTTCATGGCAAAAGTGATGGGGGTTTTGCACATCCTGGTCCCCTTTGCTTTTTTAACCGGCGGCTTTTTCAGCGCGCTGGCAGGTTACATCGGGATGAACATGGCGACCCTGGCTTCAAACCGCACCGCCCAAGCCTGTTCTGAAAGCCTGAACAAAGGTCTCAAAATAGCTTTCCGCGGTGGCGCTGTGATGGGACTCACCGTGGTGGGTCTTGCCTTAATCGACATCTCCGCCTGGTTTTTCATCCTCGTAAAATCCGGATTTCCGCTTCACACCATCACCGTCATCATGCTCAGCTTTGGCATGGGCGCTTCCACCCAGGCTCTTTTTGCCAGGTTGGGAGGCGGAATTTTCACCAAAGCCGCGGACGTGGGTGCAGACCTGGTGGGAAAAGTGGAAGCCGAAATCCCTGAAGACGACGTGCGCAATCCCGCCACCATTGCGGATAACGTTGGCGACAACGTTGGCGACGTGGCTGGCATGGGTGCCGACCTCTATGAAAGCTATGCCGGCTCCATCCTCGCAACCGCCGCCCTGGGTCTCAGTGCCGCTGTCACCCTGGGTTTGGATAAAGGACTGCATATCAATTTTGTGGTGGCGCCGATGATTCTGTCTGGAATCGGAGCGCTGCTTTCCATTATTGGCATTTTCATGGTCAGCACAAAGGAAGGCGCGGGCACAAAGGAACTGATGTTTGCCCTGAATAAAAGCGTTTACGGAAGTTCCCTGCTCATCGCCGTGGCTTCATTTTTCATCACGCGGATGCTGCTTCCCGCTGAATATTGGTTCGGGGTTTTCATTTCCACCGTGATTGGGCTGGTCTGCGGCATCCTCATTGGCTATTTCACCGAACGCGACACCTCCCACAGCTACAAACCCACCCGCCACATCGCGGAACAGGGTTCCTATGGCCCTGCCAC
This genomic stretch from Candidatus Cloacimonadota bacterium harbors:
- a CDS encoding sodium/proton-translocating pyrophosphatase produces the protein MIPTLWFIAPLGAVMALIFAAIFFRQVKKSDPGNARMVEIASYVRDGAFAYLKQQYKGVALFFLGAFLVFLFMAKVMGVLHILVPFAFLTGGFFSALAGYIGMNMATLASNRTAQACSESLNKGLKIAFRGGAVMGLTVVGLALIDISAWFFILVKSGFPLHTITVIMLSFGMGASTQALFARLGGGIFTKAADVGADLVGKVEAEIPEDDVRNPATIADNVGDNVGDVAGMGADLYESYAGSILATAALGLSAAVTLGLDKGLHINFVVAPMILSGIGALLSIIGIFMVSTKEGAGTKELMFALNKSVYGSSLLIAVASFFITRMLLPAEYWFGVFISTVIGLVCGILIGYFTERDTSHSYKPTRHIAEQGSYGPATVILEGIAVGMRSTVGPVLTIVIGILIAFIASHGFQSIEMGLYGIGFGA